The region ttggaccatttatgggttaACAGTGATTGcaaagtatattttttttttttttcaacaagttggccgtctcccaccgaggcagggtgacccaaaaaagaaagaaaatccccaaaaagaaaatactttcatcatcattcaacactttcaccacactcacacataatcactgtttttgcagaggtgctcagaatacaacagtttagaagcatatacgtataaagatacacaacatatcccttcaaactgccaatatcccaaacccctcgtttaaagtgcaggcattgtacttcccatttccaggactcaagtccgactatatgaaaataaccggtttccctgaatcccttcactaaatattaccctgctcacactccaacagatcgtcaggtcccaagtaccattcgtctccattcactcctatctaacacactcacgcacgcttgctggaagtccaagccccttgcccacaaaacctcctttactccctctctccaacccttgcgaggacgacccctacctcgccttccttcccctatagatttatatgctttccatgtcattctactttgatccattctctctaaatgaccaaaccacctcaacaacccctcttctgccctctgactaatacttttattaactccacaccttttcctaatttccacactccgaattttctgcataatatttacaccacacattgcccttagacaggacatctccactgcctccaaccgtctcctcgctgctgcatttaccacccaagcttcacacccatataagagtgttggtactactatactttcatacattcccttctttgcctccatagataacgtttttttgactccacatatacctcaatgcaccactcacctttttccctcatcaattctatgattaacctcatccttcataaatccatccgccgacacgtcaactcccaagtatctgaaaacattcacttcttccatactcctcctccccaatttgatatccaatttttctttatctaaatcatttgataccctcatcaccttactcttttctgtgttcactttcaactctctacctttacacacattctcaaactcatccactaacctttgcaatttttctttagaatctcccataagcacagtatcatcagcaaaaagtaactgtgtcaattcccattttgaatttgattccccataatttaatcccacccctctcccgaacaccctagcatttacttcttttacaaccccatctataaatatattaaacaaccatggtgacattacacatccctgtctaagacctacttttaccgggaagtattctccctctcttctacacaccctaacctgagcctcactatcctcataaaagctctttacagcatttagtaacttaccacctattccataaacttgcaacatctgccacattgctcctctatccactctatcatatgccttttctaaatccataaatgcaatcaaaacttccctacctttatctaaatactgttcacatatatgattcaatgtaaacatttgatctacacatcccctacccactctgaagcctccttgctcatccgcaattctacattctgtcttacctctaattctttcaattataactctaccgtatacttttcctggtatactcagtaaacttattcctctataatttttacaatctcttttgtccccttgtatgttaatgtatgtatgtatgtatgttaataaATTAACTGTATGTTAATAAATACCAGTACAagagggccctgcttgtacagtagattaggttccaggctactgctgtaaagtgaatcatagcattttttttacttttaaatGCATATGAAAGcctgatattggcagtttggagggatatgttgtgtatctttatatgtttatgcttctagactgttgtattctgagcacctctgcaaaaacagtgataatgtgcgagtgtggtgaaagtgttgaatgatgatgaaagtattttctttttggggattttctttcttttttgggtcaccctgcctcggtgggagacggccgaattgtttaaaaaaaaaaaaaaaaaaaaaaagaaagcctgataacatgtttatactatatcatatattaagtgagcaatatagttAGGCCTAAAAAATCcatgtacaatacacacattactttcaaatattttcatccttagcttatagtgagtgatgaatatatttattgtaggaagtctgaataaatgaagaatgggtataattgaaaactgatgCATCAGCAAAACACTGTAAAGTGCTGTAAAGTCGGGCCCTCCTGTCTGTATATGTTGGTGCATGGAACAACACAATTAGTAGTAAGaatgtggtaaaatgagtgaTAAAGGTGGTATATTTTATGATGCCTGGTATCAATCAAAATCTCATTATCATTTAATTTTAATGTTTAAAGTGATATCGCCAGGCATgttcagatgttgcaagtgtcgaTATAGAGGTCTGTGTTCTTATAAAGAAATTAAATAttgagccttttttttttttttaaagtacacATATCTTGTGTAGAGTATGCATGATTTGTATGGTATGTTTATGTAGACAAAAAATTCCATATAGTAAAATGCACATTTTGATATAGCATTGAAATGTAGACAGGAGTATGTATTCTATTGTAAATGACTAAATTGTAAAAAATATAGTACAAAGTTCATAAATCATCACTTAAAAAGTTCACCTCTAGTATTTTGGACAGAGTAGTAGTACTGTACTGTCATCATCATTGATTGGATGAATAACAATAAAAAAGCCTACTTACCCAACAATTTATTTTTTTGACATGTTATCGTAAATTAATTTTTCTTTTGGCCTAAGCCAGATGAGGGTTAAATTATTATTTCCAATAAGTATAAAAGTTATAGTAATAATTTATcaagagaatgaaaaaaaaaattgctataACATATGTAATTTATTAGTTTTATACCTTAAATTTTGTGAGATTACTGTATGGTATTGTAGTTCTGGTCTTAAACCCTTCATGAGGGgtgccatgatgctggtgaagggctattGGTCCAAGGAATCAGAACTATCACATGCCCTTACCCCGTCCTTCCTTGGACTGAGGCTGATTATTTCCTCTTTCTCAGGCCCTGTATAACCActatgagtttagtgcttccccattataataatgTGGCCCAGAAATCAGAATGCTCCAGCACACTTTTCTTATACACAGCCTCTCAGAGCTTTCCCAATAAATGCTTAACCTTACCCCTGAAATAAGGTAATGTATTTTTTCATAGACCTATGCTTATCTGCAGACATTTAAAATAAATTACTGGCCATTCAATTTGCACTAAATGTGTTATTAATGTTCTGTATTTAAATTAAACTAATGATGTACCAGCAACATTTGACTGTGCATGTATGTAAAGGTAGTACTTCTCAAGCTCATTATTTTATACTGTTTATGcagctacatttttttttttatttacagtgCTATCATGAGCAAGCCAGCCCCTGATCCTGTGTTTGTTTTGAGAGGTGCCAAATCACCTGTGATGTCAGTTGCTTTCCTCCAACCATCAGAGGGAGGAAAAGTTGAAAAGCTTGCTGCAGGCACTCAAGATGGTGACATGCTGATCTGGGATCTAAAGGTTGTTCCAAAAATAAtaaaagattattttttttttaatgaactggccatatcccaccaaggcagggtggccccgaagaaaaaaaaataaatgtttctctttttaaatttagtaatatatacaggagaagttactagacccttgctcctggcattttagttgcctcttaagtcatgcatggcttatggaggaagaattctgttccacttccccatggagaaaaagattaaatatatttttgtaatacagtggatccccgttttacgatattatttcattctagaagtatgtttaggtgccagtactgaatgaatttattcccataaggaatattgtgaagtaaattagtccatttcagacccccaaacatacacgtacaaacgcactaacataaatacacttacataattggtcgcattgggagctgatcgtaaagcgggggtccactgtagtatatCCTTACAGTGCTTATGATGTCCTAATAATGCAGATACATTATTTAATTGAATCTGATGCTTCATAAATGTTAGTTTGTCTAAATTGGTAAATAAAAGAAATTCCAAAagtaataatttaaaaatatattgttGATAAGTATCAGCTTAAAGCTCTCCACACAGTGAGGGGTcctggttcgattcctggcgagggtagaaacattgggtgtgtttctttacaccagttgtgtatgttccccatcagtaaaatgggtacctgggagctagtcgactgatgtgggtcgcatcctgggacacaactgacctaatttgcctgaaatgctcagcataacaagtggctttctatatagtacagtggaaccctgagtttcgTGAGCCTTGCACTTTGTGAATTTCGACTTTTggcaacttttttcgtcaaagCCTTGCGGTTTGTGATTTGGCTCATGATTCGTCCATCGTACGAAATGTGCACTTGCGGCAAGGAGCAGCCAGGTGTACACAAAGGCTCCCACACAACATTCAggagtcagtgtggcattgtcTGTGGATGAGTGACCATTACCCCATgcattcatacgatacatttcgtaataacccattcttttttgtgcttgcaactgctaaataagccaccatgggcccaaagaaagcctctagtgccagccctttggtaaagacgGTGAGAAACaatagaattaaagaaagaacACACCAGCCAGGATACTTCCCCCACacaagccagggtacttccccatacaCACGATTTGATTTGAGCGGGACTTGAGCATGAGTGaacagaattatcaaagcttattgctttggcagcattgaaaattgggttggacaaatattctgttagtgggatggtttgtgaaggacctgccttgtatgggccaataggtctgcagcagtgttcctgctttcttatgttccacacaccaacaagagtcttcagtaaaataagtgtgatattattgttttatacttgatttctcattctttttttgtatgtaaatatacatttaatatataaaaaaaataaattttgttaatacttttgggtgtctggaacagaataattggatttacattatttcttatggagaaaatggtttcgagtttcgtgaatttcgactttcggcagactctctggagcAAATTAATCagaaaactcgggggtccactgtatgtcattgaagtcagctaggcctgtataccttgtacatgtacttgtagaaatacagatctttctttcaatgcaccagctgtatcccactgaggtgggatggcccaaaaggaaaaacaaaagtttctcattttaaatttagtaatatatacaggagaaggggttactagccccttgctcctggcattttagtcgcctcttacagcacgcatagcttacagaggaagaattctgttccacttacccatggagataagaggaaataaacaagaacaagaactagaaagaaaatagaagaaaacccagaggggtgtgtatatatatgcttgtacatgtatgtgtagtgtgacctaagtgtaagtagaagtagcaagatgtacctgaaatcttgcatatatatgagacagaaaaaaaagacaccagcaatcctaccatcatgtaaaacaattacaggtttccgttttacactcacttggcaggacggtagtacctccctgggcggttgctgtctaccaacctactacctagttagAAATACAGATATTATATTATTTGAATATATAATCGAGTACTGTATGTATATTGTATATCTAATGtcgaggatttttttttatgtagttTATTGGTTTTTATGCTCAATGTTCTGTTGTCACAGTAGGGTATTTTACTAGAATTGTATCCTCTTAATTTCTATTGTTGATTTTAACCTAGTGTTTTCTTTCCACAGACCAAATGTGTAGTTAAGGAATGGTCAAGTAATTCCAGCTCATCTGTACAATGGTTATATAGTCATTCACTGGAAGAGCTGTGGGCACATGAAAGACATTGCAGTATCAAAGTTTGGGACATCAGTGCCTCAGTTCCTCAAGTTAAAGTTCAATATCCAATTAGTGAATATCTTGGCTTTAGTCAGTCTCATTTCACTACTTTGGATAATTACAGAAGTTTACTTGCCATACCTGGACCTAATCAGGAAGGTGTCACTGTTTGGGATGTAGACACAAAAGCTAAAGTATGCTCTTTGTTGCCTCCTGATCCCCCAAAGTGTGGAAGTCTCATGCAAGTAAGGTGGGTGAAAGCTGCAAGAAATAACTCTCTTCTTGTTGCATATGAAAGTGGGCATATTTCTTTATGGAACTGGGAGAACAGCAGTATCATTACTGAGGTTCATGTTTCTGAAAATCCTTTATGTTTAACATTTGATGATAATATTCAGATAGGAATAATTGGAACTGCATCAGAaaaagtgtttatattttgtaTTAGCAGTGAATTGATAATGAGTGTTGTGAAAGAATTGTGTATTACTAATGCTGGTCTGTCGTCATGCATTATAAGACCAGATGGAAAGCTTCTTGTAACAGGAGGCTGGGACTCTCGTATCCGTGTGTTTTCTAGCAAAAAATTTAAGCCGTTAGCTGTTTTACACTACCACAAAAAAACAATTGAATGCCTGGCTTATTCTCCATGTGACGTTGAGCACTTTGGATTAGGATTTCTGCTTGCAGCTGGTTCGTCAGACAAGAGTATATCATTATGGAATGTATTCAATGTGTAATTGAAGCTCATATTTTATGGgcaaattaataatattttttcaGCAATTATTGAAAAGTTACATGTAAACATctcaaagatttatttttttttttgtactacaGTCTCCCTGAAGTCATATAAAAGTTTGGAAATAAAATCTTACAATAATTAAAGAAATCTTTAATTCACTAAGAAATATGTTACAGAAGTTAATTACAATGCATCAGATTTCAACATTAGGAGTAAAATTGCAATATAATATTCATGGGGAAACACTATActtgtaagggtcatacagtgcctaccTGTAGTGTGTTCTGAGGGTCAGTACCCTTATGACCTggtcccaaaccaggcctcctagtggatgacctgatcaaccaagctgttggttCTAGCTGCCTGAAGTTCATCATAAGCACCAGAGCCCAGCTGATAAGGCACTTGACTTAAGAAATttatccagttccttcttgaagacaaccaggtatctgttggtaattcctcacatgtatgaagggaggatgttgaaaagttttggtcccttcacacttactGAGTTTTCCCTTAATGTACTCATTGTGCCCCTGAATTTTATGGGGGACAAATTAGCATTTAGTAAAAGACACTTGTATAAAGATtctgtagtgttgctgtgttagacaagTAATGTACTATTGCATTTATGTTATGCAATACCTGGTCAACAAGATGATGAaaaaagacatgtgcaacacttgggaatctttattgccaAAGTGTTTCACCTGCATTTTTTTCTTTGTTGTCTTCAtctttgtatttttattattgttgtgaGACCATTACCCACTCTGACtgctgtatcccagcaagtgagcacgttTCCTCTATCACCCCAGTGCTAAGAATTAGTACATGAATTCAATACCACCAGTGGGGACAGTCATATATACCACTTATCCAAAGTACGTAACACCTAGCCTGCTGACCTCAGTACCTTAGGGTTTCCCAGCATGGGCACACAGGTCTATTGCAGTGCTTCTtaataaaaaaggggggagggaataGCAAATGAggggtacaaataaaaatgggaacaatCGCTATAGATTACTTAGTGAAATACAGCCTCTCTTAGTGATATACTCATTTACCAATGACTTGGACTTAGGACGGGCTCTCTGATCAGTATGAAtatgtaaataatgtatattagagttgatttcctctattctgtttattacaatatacagtacactactgtataaacatttaaaaatatacaaaaagtactataaatggtgcaaaggtgacattaaaacaatatcaaagatgattAATGCAAACCCACTACTATTATACAGCGTCtcttcacttagcgatgtacggtagggccccgctttacggcattctgctaatatggcaatttcaaattatgaccaaaattacCTATATGGTGAGCAGTCTTTCAAGTACGgcgtgccccacccggtttgtttacattctccgtgagcacatctattatgtctggaaactttccaaaatttcagttgttttaaagttattgcatattttatgtgtactctgataattatacttatgtgtacctatacctaaatatacttacacactgtgctggcatgcaggtacacattaaaatcactaagagtctctctgcTCATGATGCCATagtaatactacgtaataataatcactcttgggcacattaaatgtcttattttacgttaatataagacattttcattaatccatctatgatattttcttcaaaattatataagaaacacgttacatagcatataaacatgatacgtaCACCCGCAGagtaaaaattgacataaatatgagatttgtttacaaagcagctttgtaggagtgtcggaagaattacacgtactttttctctagtcaaacactgggggataactgtagaaaaatattcctttcgtatgtcttcact is a window of Cherax quadricarinatus isolate ZL_2023a chromosome 17, ASM3850222v1, whole genome shotgun sequence DNA encoding:
- the LOC128686358 gene encoding guanine nucleotide-binding protein subunit beta-like protein 1, translating into MSKPAPDPVFVLRGAKSPVMSVAFLQPSEGGKVEKLAAGTQDGDMLIWDLKTKCVVKEWSSNSSSSVQWLYSHSLEELWAHERHCSIKVWDISASVPQVKVQYPISEYLGFSQSHFTTLDNYRSLLAIPGPNQEGVTVWDVDTKAKVCSLLPPDPPKCGSLMQVRWVKAARNNSLLVAYESGHISLWNWENSSIITEVHVSENPLCLTFDDNIQIGIIGTASEKVFIFCISSELIMSVVKELCITNAGLSSCIIRPDGKLLVTGGWDSRIRVFSSKKFKPLAVLHYHKKTIECLAYSPCDVEHFGLGFLLAAGSSDKSISLWNVFNV